From Aspergillus fumigatus Af293 chromosome 5, whole genome shotgun sequence, a single genomic window includes:
- a CDS encoding quinone oxidoreductase family protein, with protein MHLSRTFVPRLSNSLAATSPALVRLSGVRCHLQPSFRPTASLRSSSQPHTMSIPTTMKAVLIEKTGGPEVLDFKTDHPVPTPQEGQLLVKNNISGINYIDTYFRTGLYPAPKPEVLGREGAGTVVALGPGPNHYNFQVGDRVAWLSTGGYAEYTAVPAAKAVKIPDGISDEDVMASFLSGLTVLSLAKETYAVQKGDWVLLHAAAGGAGFLMTQILKSIGAHVIGTAGGPEKVELVKGLGADHVIDYRSEEGKDWVKQVKEITGGRGVDVVYDSVGKDTWEGSLEVVKRKGTIVWFGNASGPVPPLPLNKLSPKCVKVARPQLFGYIETREEFEFYVNELFHLLQSGQLKVRIHKVYPLEQVQQAHIDLEGRKTTGKSLLKP; from the exons ATGCATCTCTCCCGCACCTTCGTCCCCCGCCTCAGTAATTCCCTTGCGGCCACATCTCCCGCACTCGTCCGTCTCTCTGGCGTTCGTTGTCATCTCCAACCGTCATTTCGGCCGACAGCCTCACTCAGAAGTTCATCCCAACCACACACCATGTCCATTCCAACCACTATGAAGGCCGTCCTGATCGAGAAGACTGGCGGTCCCGAGGTCCTCGACTTCAAAACTGACCATCCTGTGCCCACCCCGCAAGAGGGCCAATTACTCGTCAAGAACAACATCTCCGGAATCAATTACATCGACACCTATTTCCGTACAGGGCTCTACCCCGCCCCAAAGCCTGAAGTTCTGGGTCGCGAAGGCGCCGGCACCGTCGTCGCCCTGGGGCCCGGACCAAACCACTACAACTTCCAGGTGGGTGACCGCGTCGCCTGGCTCAGCACTGGCGGATATGCGGAGTACACTGCCGTCCCTGCGGCCAAGGCAGTCAAAATCCCCGACGGCATTTCGGATGAGGATGTTATGGCTTCGTTCCTGAGCGGACTGACTGTCTTGTCGCTGGCGAAGGAGACCTACGCCGTGCAGAAGGGCGACTGGGTTCTTCTGCATGCTGCCGCTGGTGGTGCCGGCTTTCTCATGACGCAGATCCTCAAGTCGATCGGCGCGCATGTCATCGGCACTGCTGGTGGTCCTGAGAAGGTCGAGCTGGTTAAGGGCCTTGGTGCGGATCATGTTATTGACTACCGCAGTGAAGAGGGGAAGGACTGGGTGAAGCAGGTGAAGGAGATCACTGGCGGCCGGGGTGTGGATGTCGTCTATGATTCCGTCGGAAAGGATACCTGGGAAGGAAGTCTGGAGGTGGTCAAGAGGAAGGGTACTATCGTCTGGTTTGGGAATGCCAGCGGCCCCGTCCCTCCTCTGCCTTTGAA TAAACTCTCCCCCAAGTGTGTCAAGGTTGCCCGTCCTCAACTTTTTGGCTACATTGAGACTCGCGAAGAATTCGAATTCTATGTCAATGAGCTCTTCCACCTGCTCCAGTCTGGCCAGCTCAAGGTCAGAATTCACAAGGTTTACCCGCTTGAGCAGGTTCAACAGGCGCATATCGACCTTGAGGGGAGGAAGACTACGGGAAAGTCTCTCTTGAAGCCATGA
- a CDS encoding inositol polyphosphate multikinase: MPSSSRSDSLKTAKLDTDSFVDFDHAAAGHDGVRCTTSGSFIAKPCTPQEVAFYESSAFHPAFRDFIPTYIGTLSSADQQGPLALTAAAQQSGAIVLPTADDSSSSATPTTAEAPQLGLQAGLGSNGTTENKPWVPSGGKKLETGLSIVLENIASGFKRPNVLDVKLGARLWADDAPPAKRAKLEAVAKETTSGSLGFRIAGMKIWTGAHGETDEGSKTNPYATKHEGSEGARGKIVEKDGYKRYDKWYGRSFNEKNVKEGFETFLAGAKAGPVDRSKLIAKRLADELRRVQSILESEESRMYSSSVLIVYEGDPEAMEQALEEEKKPRDRSPEEADEEDEDFDFALQGDGSFEVVNLRVGQEGIPQQAINMNLGPETAQLGEIDFEDEEEEDDPPKVHDLRLIDFAHASWTPGQGPDENVLMGVRSLIRLLDELAVE; the protein is encoded by the exons AtgccatcgtcttcgaggTCCGATAGTTTGAAAACAGCCAAACTCGACACTGACAGCTTTGTCGACTTCGATCACGCCGCTGCTGGACA TGACGGTGTGCGTTGCACTACCTCCGGTTCCTTCATTGCGAAACCTTGCACTCCCCAAGAAGTTGCATTCTACGAATCTAGCGCCTTTCACCCCGCCTTTCGAGACTTCATTCCCACTTACATCGGAACCTTATCGTCTGCCGACCAGCAAGGCCCCTTAGCGCtcactgctgctgctcaacaGAGTGGAGCTATTGTTCTACCCACCGCGGACgactcatcatcatccgccACGCCGACCACCGCGGAGGCTCCGCAGCTTGGTTTACAAGCGGGATTAGGATCGAACGGCACAACTGAAAACAAACCTTGGGTTCCCTCTGGCGGAAAAAAGCTTGAAACGGGGCTGTCCATAGTCCTAGAGAATATCGCCTCCGGGTTCAAACGCCCAAATGTCCTGGATGTGAAACTTGGCGCGCGACTGTGGGCTGATGACGCGCCTCCCGCTAAGCGCGCCAAGCTGGAGGCTGTGGCCAAGGAGACAACCAGCGGTAGTCTCGGATTTCGTATTGCCGGGATGAAGATTTGGACCGGTGCTCATGGGGAGACGGACGAGGGCAGCAAGACAAATCCATACGCCACCAAGCATGAGGGGTCCGAGGGTGCCAGGGGTAAAATCGTTGAAAAAGACGGCTATAAACGCTATGACAAGTGGTACGGACGGTCTTTCAACGAGAAGAATGTGAAGGAAGGCTTTGAGACGTTCCTCGCCGGCGCAAAGGCTGGCCCTGTTGATCGGTCCAAACTAATCGCCAAGAGACTTGCGGACGAGCTGAGGCGTGTGCAGTCGATCCTGGAGTCGGAGGAGAGCAGGATGTATTCATCGAGTGTTCTCATTGTCTACGAAGGTGACCCAGAGGCGATGGAACAAGCActagaagaagaaaagaaaccCAGGGACAGATCACCGGAAGAGGccgatgaagaggacgaggatttTGACTTCGCTCTGCAGGGAGATGGCTCCTTCGAAGTCGTCAACCTGCGGGTTGGACAAGAGGGAATCCCGCAGCAGGCAATCAATATGAACCTCGGTCCAGAGACGGCACAATTAGGAGAAATAGACtttgaagacgaggaggaagaggatgaccCTCCCAAGGTGCACGACCTCCGCCTCATTGACTTTGCGCACGCCAGTTGGACGCCCGGTCAGGGCCCGGACGAAAACGTCCTCATGGGAGTCCGGAGCTTGATCAGGCTACTCGATGAGCTTGCTGTGGAATAA
- a CDS encoding putative TFIID and and SAGA complex TAF10 subunit encodes MADSSTPSQPSAPPSSQPPPSSQIGSQELPSSSTQATVPGELSGTSEPPVVPKEEPNTTDVEALDASIEQDIDMNPGGITNAAGASDGDNTIGNPVQDAMPTSVDAIAAAVAPSKKETSLREFLGKMDDYAPIIPDAVTAHYLTLAGLPPPGNGPNQTPPHLARLLALATQKFIADIAADSYQYARIRASNSTSASNPMGSLNAASGLNMPGGAGAGAAGGAAGVGGGDAGKGKANTHLGIQRPGFGGGGSGGSGQGRTVLTMEDLGMAVAEYGVSVKRGEFYR; translated from the exons ATGGCCGATTCATCAACTCCATCACAGCCTTCAGCGCCGCCGTCGTCGCAACCACCACCTTCATCCCAGATCGGTTCACAAGagcttccatcatcatcaacacagGCAACAGTACCAGGAGAGTTATCAGGTACTTCTGAACCCCCGGTTGTACCGAAAGAGGAGCCCAATACGACGGATGTCGAAGCCCTTGACGCCTCCATCGAGCAGGATATTGATATGAACCCTGGTGGCATTACCAACGCTGCAGGCGCAAGCGATGGAGATAATACGATAGGGAACCCTGTTCAAGATGCAATGCCTACATCTGTCGACGCTATAGCAGCGGCAGTGGCGCCTTCGAAGAAAGAGACGAGTTTGCGCGAGTTTCTGGGCAAGATGGATGATTATGCGCCTATT ATCCCAGACGCGGTAACAGCTCACTATCTCACGCTCGCCGGCCTCCCACCTCCAGGAAACGGACCGAACCAAACGCCCCCACATCTCGCCCGACTCCTCGCTCTCGCAACACAGAAATTCATTGCTGATATCGCGGCGGACTCATATCAGTACGCCCGTATCCGAGCCTCGAACAGTACATCAGCCAGCAACCCCATGGGCAGTCTGAACGCTGCCTCCGGTTTGAATATGCCCGGCGGTGCTGGAGCCGGCGCAGCAGGCGGCGCAGCAGGCGTTGGTGGCGGCGACgcaggcaaaggcaaagCGAACACACATCTGGGCATTCAGCGTCCTGGTTTTGGCGGTGGTGGCTCCGGTGGCTCTGGGCAAGGTCGGACGGTGCTCACCATGGAAGACTTGGGCATGGCTGTTGCAGAGTATGGAGTCAGCGTCAAGAGAGGGGAGTTTTACCGGTAG
- a CDS encoding putative serine/threonine protein kinase (Nrc-2) → MILFYYSSIKLRSTGYPYAIVKVVGSLTSSPSPTPLTKPGITPRLHFRFPLSCSLSPSPTLLIPQPPSVPSHPPRVHVPLKRVFWASSTKQQLCTANVVPAVSSPLQAALALPHGSPFVYPPVPHFIFLAYSDKSLDLLAFSIVRYSRRSVVSSISLSTGMTQLFASSPSGVTNEKRGNFPGLSLASKKHNESSHLPTRIKNFFRINSSSSNVTPHTGSDRERDRDASPSTGAKAEAKSTFRQSRFLPTIGRNRSTTVASEGNPLDEGVSPTATANPYFVHQGQPSLQHRNDGSFPSSPPDTPELQVDGVSAAEQATTANREELARKLRRVASAPNAQGLFTQGQSDARPQTAEMGKEPLLEQSGATQSQVSLVGGSGDSDVSTLAVPKLGPNSKIPSPGQIRNSAAFRRTYSSNSIKVRNVEVGPSSFDKIKLIGKGDVGKVYLVREKKTSRLYAMKVLSKKEMIKRNKIKRALAEQEILATSNHPFIVTLYHSFQSEDYLYLCMEYCSGGEFFRALQTRPGKCISEDAARFYAAEVTAALEYLHLMGFIYRDLKPENILLHQSGHIMLSDFDLSKQSGPGGAPTMIPARSGNSATSLPTIDTKSCIADFRTNSFVGTEEYIAPEVIKGCGHTSAVDWWTLGILIYEMLYGTTPFKGKNRNATFGNILRDEVQFPEHAGVQQISKYVCRRVLLLLVRTDIFIRSLCKSLIRKLLIKDETKRLGARAGASDVKTHPFFRQTQWALIRHMKPPMIPHQSRGTDTANFRNVKESASVDIGGTSKPKGVPLESGLATPNGEVADPFEEFNSVTLHHDGDF, encoded by the exons atgattctcttctattATTCTTCCATCAAACTTCGATCAACCGGCTATCCATACGCCATAGTCAAGGTAGTCGGGTCGCTAACAAGTTCACCTTCTCCAACGCCTTTGACTAAGCCTGGAATCACTCCACGTCTCCACTTCCGTTTCCCTCTCTCTtgttctctctctccctctcctacTCTCCTCATCCCTCAGCCCCCTTCTGTCCCATCCCATCCTCCTCG GGTGCACGTCCCTCTAAAGCGAGTTTTCTGGGCATCTTCAACCAAACAACAGCTCTGTACCGCCAACGTTGTCCCCGCGGTTTCCAGTCCGTTGCAGGCCGCCCTCGCCCTCCCACACGGCTCGCCCTTCGTCTATCCTCCTGTGCCGcatttcatcttcctcgcttACTCGGACAAATCCTTGGATCTCCTCGCTTTTTCGATAGTAAGGTACAGTAGACGTTCGGTGGTATCTTCAATCTCTCTATCCACCGGCATGACGCAGCTTTTCGCTTCTAGTCCGTCCGGTGTGACGAATGAGAAACGTGGAAACTTTCCCGGTCTATCCCTGGCTTCCAAAAAACACAATGAGTCGAGCCATCTCCCGACAAGGATAAAGAATTTCTTCCGTATCAATAGTTCTAGCAGCAATGTCACTCCTCATACAGGCAGCGATCGAGAACGAGACCGAGACGCCAGCCCCTCCACCGGCGCCAAGGCAGAGGCGAAGTCGACATTCAGACAATCCCGTTTCCTACCTACTATCGGTCGCAATCGCTCAACCACCGTCGCGAGTGAAGGCAATCCGCTCGATGAAGGTGTCTCTCCTACGGCTACTGCCAATCCATATTTCGTTCACCAAGGTCAGCCTTCCCTGCAGCATCGCAACGACGGTTCGttcccctcttcccctcccGACACCCCTGAACTGCAGGTGGATGGtgtctctgctgctgagcaggCGACGACCGCCAACAGGGAGGAATTAGCGCGGAAGCTTCGCCGGGTTGCGTCCGCACCAAATGCACAAGGCCTTTTCACGCAAGGCCAATCCGATGCACGTCCTCAGACAGCGGAGATGGGTAAAGAACCTCTACTTGAACAATCGGGGGCCACTCAGTCTCAAGTTAGCCTGGTAGGAGGCTCTGGAGATAGTGACGTTAGTACACTTGCCGTACCCAAATTGGGCCCTAACAGCAAGATCCCGAGTCCCGGTCAAATTCGCAACTCGGCTGCCTTTCGCAGGACGTATAGTTCGAATTCGATTAAGGTCCGGAATGTGGAGGTTGGCCCTAGCAGTTTCGACAAGATCAAGTTGATTGGCAAGGGAGATGTAGGCAAGGTCTACCTTGTTCgtgagaagaagacgagTCGCTTGTACGCGATGAAAG TTTTGAGTAAAAAGGAGATGATCAAGAGAAACAAGATCAAGCGGGCACTGGCCGAGCAGGAGATCCTTGCTACGAGCAACCATCCGTTCATTGTAACTCTGTACCACTCTTTTCAGTCTGAGGATTACCTCTACttgtgtatggagtactgcAGCGGCGGTGAATTCTTTCGAG CACTTCAAACACGCCCAGGAAAGTGTATATCGGAGGATGCTGCCCGTTTCTATGCCGCAGAAGTCACTGCCGCTCTAGAATATCTCCATCTCATGGGATTCATCTATCGCGATCTAAAACCAGAAA ACATTCTTCTTCACCAGTCCGGCCACATCATGCTGTCAGACTTTGATCTGTCCAAACAATCTGGACCGGGCGGGGCCCCTACTATGATTCCTGCGCGCAGCGGCAACTCTGCCACGTCATTACCCACCATTGACACCAAGTCATGTATTGCTGACTTTCGAACAAACTCGTTTGTTGGCACCGAGGAGTACATTGCCCCggaggtcatcaagggtTGCGGACATACCAGCGCGGTCGATTGGTGGACTCTAGGCATCTTGATCTATGAGATGCTTTACGGGACCACGCCCTTCAAAGGCAAGAATAGGAATGCAACGTTTGGAAACATCCTAAGGGACGAAGTGCAATTCCCTGAGCATGCTGGGGTGCAGCAGATCTCGAAGTACGTCTGCCGTCGAGTCTTGCTCTTATTAGTCCGCACTGACATTTTCATCCGCAGTTTATGCAAGTCCCTGATTCGCAAGTTGCTGATCAAGGACGAAACCAAGCGTCTTGGCGCTCGAGCTGGGGCATCGGATGTCAAGACTCATCCTTTCTTCCGACAGACGCAATGGGCGCTCATCCGCCATATGAAACCGCCCATGATTCCACACCAGAGTCGCGGAACGGACACGGCGAATTTCCGTAATGTCAAGGAGAGCGCAAGTGTCGATATTGGCGGGACCTCGAAGCCCAAGGGCGTCCCTCTAGAATCTGGTCTTGCCACTCCCAACGGGGAGGTGGCTGATCCCTTCGAGGAGTTCAATAGTGTTACGCTTCATCATGATGGAGACTTTTAG
- a CDS encoding mitochondrial 37S ribosomal protein uS5m, with product MSVARPVRCLFCSFSRPASAVPRVPRRQFHPSPAQLANRKPKFPNVKADNLKTLEEISRSLKPEDFKPYTEEEKARLQEEYTPEQMAAIEAGEAAIDPKDLAEQFAIRRDPMKLHYLDDFSTIEPGVDKHVRAPVTNTDYNAELKSESDFAEDFGRFLAELPRDPTAADWVRFAETVRMTHGKEENELNPHSALVPDLLAPGESISGERKEINFFKETDPRARESEEVTDALKQLLLTTGYSQKEIQDLRTKTLVSHAVVNQTRLGKVRRQYCLSIAGNGNGLLGIGEAKSEEPADAQTQSRYRAIRNMQPILRYEDRTIFGDVEGKVGAVELKLMTRPPGFGLRCQHLIFEMCRACGIHDLAARVTRSRNPMNTVKAAYEALMSQRNPEDIARARGKKLVDVRKVYYSGRA from the exons ATGAGTGTCGCCCGACCAGTTAGATGTCTGTTTTGCAGCTTCTCTCGGCCTGCCTCCGCGGTCCCTCGCGTGCCTCGCCGTCAATTCCATCCTTCCCCAGCGCAGCTCGCCAACCGGAAGCCGAAATTTCCCAATGTCAAGGCCGATAATTTGAAGACCTTGGAGGAGATCTCCCGGTCACTTAAACCGGAGGATTTCAAGCCCTAcacagaggaagagaaagcacGGCTGCAGGAGGAGTATACACCCGAGCAGATGGCCGCGATTGAAGCCGGTGAGGCGGCAATCGATCCCAAGGATCTGGCCGAACAGTTTGCCATTCGTCGGGACCCGATGAAACTTCACTATCTGGATGATTTCTCGACCATCGAACCTGGGGTAGACAAGCACGTCCGGGCGCCCGTGACCAATACCGATTACAATGCCGAACTGAAAAGCGAGAGCGACTTTGCAGAGGATTTTGGCCGTTTCCTTGCAGAACTTCCCAGAGATCCGACCGCGGCCGACTGGGTACGGTTTGCGGAGACTGTCCGTATGACCCATGGCAAGGAGGAGAACGAGTTGAATCCCCACAGTGCTTTGGTTCCCGATTTGCTTGCTCCTGGAGAGTCCATCAGTGGGGAGCGGAAGGAGATCAATTTCTTCAAGGAGACAGACCCGAGGGCCAGAGAGTCAGAGGAGGTTACAGATGCATTGAAGCAGCTCCTTTTGACTACCGGATATTCACAGAAGGAGATTCAGGATCTGAGGACAAAGACGCTCGTTTCCCACGCGGTTGTCAACCAGACCCGCTTGGGTAAGGTCCGTCGTCAGTACTGCTTGTCGATTGCTGGTAATGGTAACGGTTTGCTCGGAATTGGCGAAGCCAAATCAGAAGAACCGGCCGATGCTCAGACGCAGTCCAGATACAGAGCTATTAGAAACATGCAGCCCATTCTTCGTTACGAGGACCGGACCATCTTCGGGGATGTCGAGGGCAAGGTGGGAGCTGTTGAGTTGAAATTGATGACCCGCCCTCCAG GATTCGGTCTCCGTTGCCAGCATCTGATCTTTGAAATGTGCCGTGCATGTGGCATCCATGACCTTGCGGCTCGTGTGACCCGCTCAAGGAATCCCATGAACACAGTCAAAGCCGCCTACGAGGCTCTGATGAGCCAGCGCAACCCGGAAGACATCGCTCGGGCCCGGGGCAAGAAGTTGGTCGATGTGCGCAAAGTCTACTACTCGGGAAGAGCCTAA
- a CDS encoding tRNA (uracil(54)-C(5))-methyltransferase yields the protein MFAVRSVFSLSFKSCLFTTHPRRLAHSQKAFFAHILPHRNAPSPIKAMQSPSRKPQTDAKRRKKGRADRTKNSGFDEVLQTDIDNLLRRHKPEAENDASTPSPALPELFTEIEVTVSDISSTGDGLALSENKDHVYVVPFTVPGDKVLVKVVRHHEPLSHSVTDFIKVLEPGPQRNDAAIGCGYFGKCSGCQLQMMSYEDQLAHKKRIVEKAYANFSGLIPELIPAVEDTFPSPLQYGYRTKLTPHFTAPGGHSAAKRRKSGEVPTEVPPIGFTYKNRRMDMDIEDCPLGTDIVRRGLRSERKRVAENLHKYTKKGATLLMRESTRRIPKDSAEAEAGAVQKEGDNPPESESGDVIRIERDNYIEEKRCVTDNNATSVEYIDDYIFTNKAGAFFQNNNSILSGFTEYIRQHAFPKGNEQDPKPIKYLLDAYSGSGLFTITLSPLFKSSLGVDVAADSIASARENARANNLPNTGFAAADAATLFKNVPYPPEQTLLVIDPPRKGCSDDFLRQLLTYGPRRVVYVSCNVHTQARDVAVMVQGDMNSRYEIESIRGFDFFPQTGHVEGVAILNKVPVTSS from the coding sequence ATGTTCGCTGTGAGATCAGTTTTCTCACTGTCTTTTAAGAGCTGCCTTTTTACTAcgcatcctcgtcgtcttgCGCATTCCCAGAAAGCTTTCTTCGCTCATATCTTGCCGCATCGCAATGCGCCATCGCCCATAAAAGCCATGCAGAGTCCTAGCAGAAAACCTCAGACAGACGCGAAGCGGCGCAAGAAGGGCAGAGCCGATCGCACGAAGAATTCGGGATTTGATGAAGTCCTTCAGACCGACATTGATAACCTTCTTCGGAGGCAtaagcctgaggcagaaaaCGATGCTTCCACTCCATCACCTGCATTACCCGAGCTCTTCACGGAGATCGAAGTGACAGTGTCAGATATATCTTCCACTGGAGATGGCCTCGCACTCTCGGAAAACAAGGATCATGTCTACGTCGTCCCCTTCACTGTCCCAGGCGACAAGGTGCTTGTCAAGGTTGTCCGGCATCATGAGCCGTTATCCCACAGTGTGACAGACTTTATCAAGGTGCTTGAGCCAGGGCCGCAGCGCAACGATGCCGCGATCGGGTGCGGGTACTTTGGCAAGTGCTCCGGATGTCAGCTGCAGATGATGTCTTACGAAGACCAACTGGCGCACAAGAAGCGTATTGTTGAAAAAGCTTATGCCAACTTCTCGGGGCTCATTCCAGAGCTGATTCCTGCCGTTGAGGACACCTTCCCTTCGCCTTTGCAATACGGATACCGGACCAAGTTGACACCACACTTTACAGCTCCCGGGGGCCACAGCGCAGCCAAAAGAAGGAAGTCCGGTGAGGTTCCAACCGAAGTCCCCCCAATCGGATTCACATATAAGAACCGGCGCATGGATATGGACATTGAGGATTGTCCGCTGGGGACAGACATTGTTCGGCGAGGCCTCAGGAGCGAGAGAAAGAGGGTAGCCGAGAACCTCCACAAATATACTAAGAAGGGTGCAACGCTTCTGATGCGCGAGTCTACCAGGCGCATCCCGAAGGACTCAGCCGAGGCAGAGGCCGGCGCCGTACAGAAAGAGGGCGATAACCCACCAGAATCAGAGTCCGGCGATGTCATTCGCATAGAGCGCGATAACTACATCGAAGAGAAGCGATGCGTGACCGACAACAATGCTACCTCGGTCGAATACATCGACGACTACATCTTCACCAACAAAGCTGGCGCTTTCTTCCAGAACAACAACTCCATCCTCTCTGGTTTCACAGAGTACATCCGTCAACACGCGTTCCCCAAAGGCAACGAACAAGATCCCAAGCCGATCAAGTACCTCCTCGACGCCTACTCCGGCTCCGGTCTCTTTACCATCACCCTATCTCCTCTCTTCAAATCAAGCCTCGGTGTGGATGTAGCGGCCGACTCGATCGCGTCCGCCCGCGAGAACGCCCGCGCCAACAACCTCCCCAATACCGGATTTGCCGCCGCAGACGCCGCAACCCTCTTCAAGAACGTCCCATATCCGCCCGAACAAACTCTACTCGTCATCGACCCACCGCGTAAAGGATGCAGCGATGATTTCCTCCGTCAACTGCTGACCTATGGTCCCCGGCGGGTTGTATATGTCAGCTGCAACGTGCATACTCAGGCGCGCGATGTGGCGGTCATGGTTCAGGGGGACATGAACTCGAGATATGAGATTGAGAGTATTCGAGGATTCGACTTCTTCCCGCAGACGGGACATGTGGAGGGAGTCGCGATATTAAATAAGGTGCCGGTCACTTCATCCTAG